A window of Palaemon carinicauda isolate YSFRI2023 chromosome 27, ASM3689809v2, whole genome shotgun sequence contains these coding sequences:
- the zetaCOP gene encoding coatomer subunit zeta-1 isoform X2 produces the protein MSFVLTRCCVDSSANINMSGLLEPTLYVIKGIAILDNDGNRLLAKYYDPTVFPTVKDEKKFEKNLFQKTHRANAEVIMLDRLTCVYRSNVDLFFYVMGLSHENELILVSVLSCLYDAVSSILRKNVEKRTLLDNLDIIMLAMDEICDGGVPLETDPQVVSQRVALRMEESPFNDQTVTQVLQSAREQLKWSLLK, from the exons ATGTCTTTCGTACTCACCAGGTGTTGCGTTGACAGCTCTGCTAACATAAACATGTCGGGACTCCTG GAACCTACCTTGTATGTGATTAAGGGTATTGCTATCCTTGACAATGATGGCAATAGACTTCTAGCAAAATATTATGACCCAACAGTCTTCCCTACTGTGAAAGATgagaaaaaatttgagaaaaatctCTTCCAAAAGACCCACAGAGCAAACGCAGAAGTCATCATGTTGGATCGTCTCACTTGCGTCTACCGCTCCAATGTAGACCTTTTCTTTTATGTGATGGGATTATCACATGAAAATGAG cttATCCTGGTGTCAGTTCTCAGCTGTTTATATGATGCTGTCTCATCCATACTGCGAAAAAATGTGGAAAAGAGGACGTTGTTGGACAATTTAGACATTATTATGTTGGCCATGGATGAGATTTGTGACGGAGG AGTGCCATTGGAAACTGACCCTCAAGTAGTTAGTCAGCGTGTAGCATTACGTATGGAAGAAAGTCCTTTCAACGACCAAACAGTGACGCAG